A region of the Scatophagus argus isolate fScaArg1 chromosome 6, fScaArg1.pri, whole genome shotgun sequence genome:
TGACTTCAGCCTCTTTGGCCCCTGTTTCACCACCCGTTTCAGGACTCTGCCCTCCAGGGGCCTGAACACAGAGCGAGGGTCCACCTGGATACCTGATAGCTCCGTCACTAGCAGAGCGTGGCAACGTGGGTCTTACCTCGGTCAAGGACAGGTTCAACATACTCTTACTGCTCGGCCTGCTCACTTTGAGGCCTGACTCCAGGTTCCCACCTAGGCAAAGCAGGAGTGAGTCGGTGTCAGACACCTGCTGAGGGCTGTGGTCTCCCCCTGAGGACCAGGAGTCACTGTCCATGTTTTTGGCAGACAGCCTCGAGCACAGGCTGTCCCTGGAGTGGCtactgcaggaggaggtggcCTGTTGCTCAGTAAAACCAGCACTAATCTGTTGGACATCCAGGTTGATATCATTCATAGCATTGATAAGCAGGTAGTAAGCTTCTTTCAGCTGGTTCCTaagtctgtctgtttcctgGGCACTGTCGCTGTCACCGAGCTGTCCTTTATCCTGACCAGACGGAGGCAGCTCTGCAACCTCTGCTCTATCATCATCACCTTTTGCCCTAACGGTCTCATAAAAAGGCAGAATTTCATTATCATAATAATCGTCATCTTCGCTATCTAAAGCGTATCTGAGTGAGCCCTCTGTGGCGCACATGGTTGCCATGTTAATGTCGCAAATTTCTAACTCCGTGGGGAAAAACGTCGGGCTCTGCAGAGCGCCTGTAGTCGCCCTAACGTCTCCTGCGCGCTCGGGCCCGTAACTCTCAACGTttctgattaaaatattttcttccgTACTTGTTGACGCACAGCTTGGATGAAAAGGTTCCGCGCAAACCGACGCGTCTGTCTCCGAAGTTTGGCTGTTGTCAAACGTCCAGTTGGCGTTGTGTTCATGATCAGTCGCTTCAGTCCCTGCCATGTGCCGGGAGTGTCCTCTGTCTCTGGGCTCTGTCCCATCACTATCAGCGGTAGTAACCCGGCCCTCTGCTGGTTTACCGGCCTCGGTATGCGGTTCTACCCGTGCTCGGTACAAAGCGCGATTTGAATTGTCCCCAAACCCGATTGAATCGCCGACGCTGCACTGCCGTGGGACCGAGACGAAATGTTTTCTCTGGACATGCGGTCTTCCGAGCGATACGGTGATTTCGCCACCGGATCTGGGCCCCTGGTGGCTCATATCGTCCTTCCTGACCGCATGCCCCGCAAACTGCACGGCTCTTTGAAGTGAGACCCCCAGGAGCTCCTCATTAACCCGAACCCTGCCCCCGCTGCTCCGCTTCTGAGGACGTGCGCCGGCCAACTCTGCTGAGCGACTCTCCCGGACTATCACGATCCCCCCGGTCTGCACCATCGCCAAATCAACACAATTCTCGTACGTACTCATTCTCTCTGTGGTGCAATCCAGCCCCGTGAGCAACACTACCGGGCGAGCCTCGGCGGAGTCTCGCTGCGTCTGCAAAACTTTTTCTTTACCTTCTCGGCCACCATTCGCCGCAGCCGCAGCCGCAGCAGCAGAGCCGTATCCACCGCCGAGCGTCGCTCCTTTCTTGGATTTCTTCCCCCGGAGTTTCGCTAGTAAAGTCCTCCGCAGAGGATCAGCCATTCCTTTCCTTTGCCCCCTGCGAATTCCTCCTGGTTTCTTTCAGCACGCTGGCTCCAGAAGGAAAGGGCCGACTGGGTTCTCCTCGCTCGCCGCGGTCAAAGCTCGCCGGGCGGACTCCATTCTCCGCTGTCACCTCCGCACTGTCGCCTCACTCACTCCTggctctctctgctgctgcaccatctccctccctctctgctccacacacacacactttgccctcctccctccctctgcttctccctcttttcctttctctctagCGCCTCTCATGCACCTCACCTTCTCCTCGTGTTTGCAGCTCAGATGTTTGGAATATTTTTCCTGGCTCAAAGTTCAGGGAAGTCGCACCTAAATTGTTCGGGGGAAATTGAATGAAAGGTTCTTTCAAACTGGCGCTCGTACAGCTAAACTGAGCTTGGTTTTGTAACTCAGCTAATTCATTTGTGGAATGAAAGACAAGCACAAGGGAACACCTGATGACTAATTCTTCAACTACCGTAAAGTTATCTGTGATTTGGTCCGTAAAATGTAAGGAAATGTCCACTACAACGAACTGAGGTCCACAGTGACCTCATCGAATTGTTGATAAACGAGTCCAAACTCAGACAGATTCAGTACGGCAGGGGACATTTGTGATCAATGCGTAAATCTCTGAATCTCATTTGTGAATGCAGGACAGTGAATGCAGCATCACGATTGGCCGCATTCCATTCCGTCAGCTGACATGatgaatcaattaatcagttagcACATTTAGATAATCAATCaattgtttcagttatttttcaagcaacaaacaaacagcaaatcgTTTTTCTGGTTCCCATGAAAAGATCTGCTGCTTGTCTCTGCGCTGCATCATTattaaattgaatatcttttgaaaaacatttcagaatgtCACTTGGATTCTGGGAAATAAACAAaggcagattaatcaataatgaaaacaatctttAGTTGCAGCCGTAATTTCATCATCAGTGGTAGAAGACGTATTGAGATCTGTCACTTCAGAACAGTGAAAAAGCCACACTATAAAAAATActcaattaaaattaaatgtcttgCAATAAACGTTTTACTTAAGTGCAGTATATCAGCAAATTATatttaaagtatcaaaagtaaaagtactcagtagACATTAGGAAGAATgacctcttcctctgtgttatATTTATCACATATACGATTGAAATACTCTTACTGCAACGTGTAACACATGAGCAGCATTTTGAGGTTGTTTTATCTGGAGCAAATGCATGATGAAGAGGATTTTATATTTCGGATGAAGCTTTACATTAGCTGTCAAATACATGCAGTGCAGTCAAGTGTACAATATTCAAtctaaatgtagtggagtagaaataTATGTAATAAAGGATGATGTTTAAAGGGATGAGGATGACTCAAATATCAtcagtgtgtttcctttttaGTGACACAGGTGTATAGATGTGAGTCTCACACCTGAGACTCTGAGTTTAGTTTTGTGTGCTGGTGTGCAAAATGCAGCTCCAGCCTCTCTATTCAAATTCAGTGCATATTTGTCCCCGAAATGTGAATTAAATTCAGTTGGAGAGCAGTGAGCGCAGACTTCAAATTACCACCTTCACTGGTAGCTGTGAAGGCATTTTGGCAAACAGCAGGGAAAACAGCTCTCATCATCTCAGGGGAAAAATGTGCTTGACCCtctgcagagcaggagagagagagagagaaatggtgGTCTCACCAAGAACCACTGAGGAGGACGGTGATGAACTACCAGCTCTGAATCATCTCTTAGTCTTTACAAATGACCGGGATTGAGCGTGTCACAAGGGTTTGTCTTTTAATAGCTTCGTCTTCATCATTACACCTTCTTTTTAACCCTCCGATAGCAACTCCAGCCTAAAAGCACGGCCTGCCACATGACAGATGGCTGCCGATTATCGGACTGACACTTTTATCTGAAGTGTATCTTGAGtaatcctctcctctctgaccTTGCATCTAACCCTTGTCCTCGCTCGCAGCACAACTCGAGACTTTAAGAGCGGCcgagacagcagagagaggaatgaaACACACTTCACTTGAACCTTAAGccatttgtttgctgttgtctcTACTTGGAATGTGCAAGAGGGTGAGCTGCTGAAAAGCTGCAGTGGGTGTATGAGTGCACATGcgctctctgcctctctttaactcacacacacacactcatataccAACACACACGCTTTCTCTCCCTGACTGACTCTGACTGTCTCTCCTGGCATCACCGTGCCTCCCTTTTGTGAGGTATAATGTCTACCCATGATTGAAGGCATTTATTGTCGGAGCCATTCATGGACGGGGCCCCAACATCCCACACCCAGTCTCCTTCTCCCCCAcctctccaccaccaccactgcccTCAGTAAAACATGATAAGCATCTGTTATTGCTCTGCAGGAGCTGTGTAGGCCCTGACGCCTCGGCCTGCCTCCCCATCTGACTGACTAGACCCTGTCTGGGCAGTCATTTACAGGTCAAAACCTGCAGGCTGCATAATGCGTCTTTgtatgtgaaagagagaaaaaggggagaggagagggctgttgtgagggagagagatgcATCAGGAAGGACACAAACTTCTGGACAGACTGTGTTGCAATTGATCAGTCCAATCACTGCAGGGCAAGCAGATTGTCTGTTTGACAAATAACGTCTGTTAGTGCAATTTTCATGCTGGAAATGTTTTGCATTCTTGAAAATGTGATCTTATTTTAGTGCCTGAGGTTATGCAGCAACATATGCAGTGATTACTTGTTGTATTTATGACAAAAGAAAGCTCCGGCCTCATCTGTAAAACAGACTTACAATCAACTTTGACCAAAAGTAGGACTTCAGCAGAAAACCACATAATGGTACCGCTTAGGTGAAGGATGCAAGTCTTTTGCTCACCGCTGGTTACTGTCATCAGATTGTCCTTTATCTTGCTGTGACAAGACGTCTTGGATACACATCCTGTGTCAGTGTCATCTTGTCACCAAAACACAGATGCAATGAGTCAACAAAGATTTAAATGAACACACAGTAATCACTTGTTAAGAGCTGCTCTACATGCTGACTCAACAGTGCAGAAGAAAATGTGGAagtttctctccctttcttttcttttcttttctcttcctccaccagTCACTTGTGCCCTTTGTGAAGCCAGTGGCAAAACATCTGCTTAGCTGGCCCCCTTTCAGATGGCCCAGTCGCAGAGTGTATGAGGAAGAgaactctgagtgtgtgtgcgacagagagagagagaaggtatatttgtgtatgtggGTGCACGTTTGCATGTGCACGTGAGTGTGTGCTGGGATCTGGGGCTTTGCAGCTGTTGGGGCTCTCCTCCTGATGACTGCCCAttgttccctctctctctgtgccggCCGGTTTATGGGCCTTCCCCATTTTCTCAGTGCACACCGCAGCGAAATTTATGTCCTTGGACACAAGCCTTTCTCAGGGTATAAATTAGGTTGGATGATCCCTGTCAGAGTGGTGTTGCCAAGTGCCTGCAGTTTTTACATACCAGAGAGTCACATTATGGTCATAGCTATCGACTATTGATTTTACtattgaagagaaaaaaaatcctaagGGACCTCTTATTGTGCCTCACTGCATTTATAGTCACACAAGTGTCAAAACTGTGGATTCGTATGTTGGGTTTTTAACGACTGGGCTTGATGGCTATGGGTTAAATGCTACATTTAGTGCAGAGAATaagaatttttaaatttgaccATAAAACAAGGAGTTGACTTTTATCTCCCCAGAAGCTTGTCTCTGTCACTAAAACTCTTTAATGAGAGAGTCCAGGTTAAATTAATCCTTCTATGTACAAACATTGCAAAAGtgtaattaaatgattaatatgAAGGCAAACACAATACACTGCAGTCAGTGCTTTGTTACATCTGTGTGATTGGGGTAAAGACAAACATTACAGCCCACGTAATTTCCTCCACATAATATCCAAACTACAATAAAAGGCCAATATAGGTGAAGTGATTGATGTAAACAGAGGCATTCAGTATCTGAATTGGTGTGAGCAAACATCATGTGCTCTTGTCCGGAACCCAGATAAGCTCTTATCTCATTAGATATAAACTATGACTAAGATAGCGAGGATATTAACCTCAATATTGTGTTGTGCACGTGTTGGCTGAAACGTCTGTGAGCGTTTGAAAGATGCATGGCAAAAAGAACCACCAAATAAGGTCTTGTTAGCTGTAGAATTTGGGATAAAGTTTCCCCCTGAAGCTCACACTGTGACTCACGGAGGCTAAATTCAGTGGTCTAAATCAGGAAGTTGATATTTCTTCCAGCCTCGGCTTTCGTGTTGTTGAATCGTGTTGAAATCGTTGAACGGTCACGTTGAAACTCCATTCTGCTTTACCGCTTCTACTCACTCATCACCCTGATCAGTTTGCAACAGAAGCTGTGGTGAAAACGAAAGCAAAGCTCCTACTAATCGAACATCTTAAGGTCAGAGACACCAGGGAGGACGTGCCACTAAAGATTATCATCAGGATAAgatgaatataatggaacttgGCTGCAATAAACACTTGATTTCTTTACCATTTAatctgtctgattttttttttaaactgacagATCACATAAGTTTATACATAATAGGGATGTGTTTAATATGTTACTTTCCCCAAGtttcacaagaaaaataagTCCTTAAAAAGATATTATTTACTTTTGAGATATTTGTTTCCTTGAttgataaatgaaatgtttaaactATCAGTTAGATAACTGTAGCCACTCAACAATTTAGTCCAAGGTGACATTGGTGACAAACGGTccaaagaagacaaagaaactcATTTTACTGCAGCgtaagacaaagaaagacagcaaaggTTTGGCATGTGAGCAAACTTACACAACTCACTGCACCCACTTAATCCTGATTCAGTAAACCACATGAACACGGGGTCAAGATAACAGAATTCACACAGATAGCATCTCCTGACCAGCAGACAGGTTAGCTGGCCGCCGCCGGCTgaatttttttcctctttttctgaaacacacacacacacacacacacacactctggtctctgtgtctgttccaTTATCACCAGACAACCTCTGACATGTTTATCATGACAAAAGGTCAGACTGCTTGTCTCTTGCTACTGTTCTCTGTCATCTCTGAACGTTCCTGAGTGTCTCTGAGTTCATTCATCAGGTGATCAGGCttgaaatgtttcacttcacAACTTCATCTTCATGCTCATACTGTCTGTGTGGAAACTATTTCTGCATTTCCTCTCCTATATGATCTTCTTTGTCACGTGTGCTTGAATATTAGGATGTCCACATTTAAATTATGGATATTATATTTTCTCTTGCTGGCATTTTTGTGGCAACAGCGCTTCAGTGTTTCAGATTATGTAACAGCTCCTCAAAGTTTCCATTTGTGCAGGCAGGCCCCACAAATAATCACttgccaaaaaaataaataaataacacacacaggaaattatgtaatttcccagcttgggattaatacagtaaattaaattaaaattaaattaaatgttggTAGAAATGTATTGCTTATTGTAAGTTTGAACTTTTATAGGTAATATTGTaatataaatacaaagacaaataaatgcagATAAATAGGCAGATGAGTAAGCCTATGTATGAGAAACTATTTACAGTTCATAAGTAAGAAGTTTCTCAGATCCCTCATTTGCAATAAATGACCATTTTTAGGTAATTTTTCATCTTGCAGCTAAAATCcctgtcttgtctttctgtccGACGCTTTTTATTCCAGAAGAGCTGATGAAACCTTAAAGATGTTGTTGGGTGGTATGGAGGAATGGAACTGGTACATCAGTGTAAAACAAGTGGGATCATTTGGAAATATTCAGCTGCAAACCAGTGGTCTCCACCACAGTGTAACTGTAAATTACAGTATTAAGTTACTGTCTCACCATCGTTTGGAAAGTTTGACTCCACCCTCAATATGAGGACGAGTGCGGGTGGTTTATAGGCCATGGTGTCCTCTGAGCCAGACAGGAACTTTgatcttttttgttatttcaacaGACAATCATACATAGattaagttacatttttttcttatctgaATTGAAAGCTGATGGGTTAAAGGGATCTATTTGTCTCCACCTCCGCAGAggtttttctcttctgctgaACATCTGTTTCACACAATCCACATGACTGCTGGTGTGAAAAGCAACTGTTTGCCTCAAGAAAACATCTGGGGATGATTGAAGTGAAGGCAACAAGTCAACAACAGTGGGTGCGTTGACATGGAACCAGCATCCTAAACTGGTGCCCCCATGAACTCCACATTGTTGATGTTGTGAAAATAATATCTTGACAACTACTAGATGAAAGTCTGAGACTAACCCAACTCCTAACCCTAGCGCTAATTAGCAAAtgatagcatgctaacaggctaatcTAACATGATGAACTTGGTAAAAGTTTTAATGTGCTCATGTTAGCGTTAAGCTCAAACCACCGCTGTGCCTTTGAGCACAGCTTCACTGCCAGCGAGACTGCAGACTCACCAGCTGTCGTTTTTGCTTAGGAAGGATCCTAACGGAGTGAAATCACCTGGAAGTGTCAGCCGTGATAAGAGCTGCTCAAAAAAGATGCTTTTACGCTTCCTTTTTCAAATCTCCTTTGGCATAGGATACGCTGAACCGTCCTTTAGGACAGGAGGAAATGCTGTCCCACAGTTCCAGTTCCTTTAAAGTGCAGTCGATTCTCTTAGCCCCACGTTAAGTCCTTGTGAACTCTCAAGTCATCCCCTGACCTCATGACGTTTTCAATCGAAGGCcaatttaaattgttttcagaaaagtcacaggatgtgttttttttatgagacttgttaaaatgtgagaaaagttttcttcttcttcttttaatggCTGAGGgtcccacagcagcagcagacaacaGCCAGAACTAAATTTACATACAAGCTGCGACAttgtgctgactgtgtgaaaatgtcataaGTCAGAGAGAAGCAGCTGTAGGCAGCCAGCTCGGTAAAGACCCCTGAATACTCAATGGCCATCATGGGGTCTTGACCTTCCAGTAAATGTGTCACGGTGATAAACGGTTAGTGTGAGTGACACTTTTCAAAGCCCTGGAAACAGGCCTGAGTTATTGGAAACCTCTTTCAATGTAGTGACAACATTTAAGGTCCTACAGCTGACCAGTATGACTGAAACAATACAATTTAACTTAAACACAGATAATTTGGTTGAGTTGAAATTTTATCAGAGCTGTTTGAGGACTTCAGCGACTGAAGCTCTGATTGTACCGAGTGTAACATAAGACCAACATAAGGTCAGCAATCTGTGACATCCAGTGAGAAGAAAAATGCTTTGCCTCTGGTCACACGATCTTTACAATACAGCCCAGGAATGCTGTGGATATCATATCAAAGAGACTAACAGTTCAACgccacaaaaaacacaaaagccaaGCTGGAATTTATAGTTTTCCACACGATTCTAAGAATAGAGAACTGCAAAACATCTATTTTCTGGGAAACTTCCAGCTACAGCTTTGACAGCAAGATGAGTAATTCTTAAACACTGATGGATGTGACCTCGTCGGCCATTGCTCATCCGGTCTGTATGAAGAGAGGGGTTATTTGTTCGTAAATATGGCTGATAAAATCAGTtcgctgctgctgttgtgcagGACCAGTTACGCATTTCAGACAAGGCCAGGCACATACCTGGAGGCTGGAATTTTATCAGAGGCATATTTACCACTATTTCATGTCAGCCCACAATGACAGATAGGCCAGGAATTTCTCTGATCATTAAGCTGTTGCAAAGTggaaacttttccttttttcagtttttggaaAACCATGATATATATGCTTTAATGGCtacagaaatgtaaagaatGAATTGGGGAGTGTTTAGTCTACTACCTGCATTTAGGGCATTTTTAAGACTCTGCTGGCTGTGGTCAACAATAAATTATTTGCAGCTCTTTCTGAACATGTCTCTTAACCAAACTGAAACCAAGAGAACAGCTTTTtccagtaaaatatttttttattgctaaGTGGTTTATGATAACACTCAAAAAAATGCCAGCCAACAAAAGAGATTTGCTGGCAGAAACAAAGGGTCCACTAAAGAGTACAACGTTCATCTTCTGATATAACACTTCACAGGcaagacattttatttcacacagaTGTCAAGAGTTGTGTAATACAAGGTACATGAGACTGAACAAACAGTCTGTATGCATCAAGTATCTCAAGAGAACTGAGATGAGACAAACTTCCCGATCGAAGAACAGAACTCCCTTCATGACAAAAACTGGATACACACAGATCTCGGCTGTGATTTGGATGCCTGACGTTTACACAAAATACAGCACACTTCACTACAAACACGAAGGGAGTGTTTTCTAGTGTAGCTTAAGGGCGACATCTAGTGCCCATAAGCAGGAAGAACAGCCATTTCTTTAAAGATTACTACaaatttacagcattttttttaaaatcacatatttCAGTGGAGATTAGATGTTTGTACAATaccagacaaacacagtgaaccaccacatcaagacatcactGCAATTTTAgatcaataaattaaaacaaagaagaagcaaaGCCAACAAAACTACACTTTATGTTCAATGTGTCACGGTAGAATGAACTCTAaagttttgggggtttttttggcAGCTTTGGCCTTCATCCTTATTGGTTATTATTACCATTTTATTAACAACTTCACTACaaggacacagagacacagagactcAAACAAGAGCAGTCAGGCAGGTTTAAACAAGTCTCATTTCACCTTGTTGTTTAAACTGCATATTTGGAAGTAAATGTGACGCCCAAGTGGGACTAAACCCGTCTAATCGAACGTTTGGTGAAGCCCAGTACATGTTAAAAGGCTGCTGTGTTCTCTCATCCCTGTGTCCATGGAGGGGAGCTGGTGAGGATGACTGACAAAACTATGAAAACACAATCCAGAGTGTAAAAGTCCTGAATTTTCACATAACTTTGGAAAATAGTCCACAGAGATTTACTAGAGTCTAAATTCTTAAAGGTATACTGTGCAGGATTTCCCtcaaaaaacacaatgtgtaGACTCCAGAATTACAAAAGTAATCCCTCTCAATCACCACTTAAGAGCCATGAGAAATGTGTGGCAGTGTTTGAGATGTTGCCCCCTGCCtgcattttcttctgctcttagcattttgctgtttcagGATGTTTCTGGGTGTCAACCTCTGGGCTAACGCGTAATGTGGTATGTGTAGCCCCCAGCTAATAAAAATCATGCAGGGTGTGAAGTCGAGACCCTCTAAAAGATTGACCAGATTACATTACGCTTTccgtctctctgctctgcttctgttctctctctctctttgttcatCATGGACAtacaaagagctgcaggtttGCAAGTCTGTTTGACCGAGTGCAGGGCTGAGCGACACACAGCCAAAGCAGAggagcaaacagcagacaagaTGAAGCTCCTCACCATCTGAGCCGGGAGAAGAATGAACCGCCATCCATCATGCACGGTAAAAGATTGTTATTGCCATGTTAGGCCTTTGTTAGGCCAACAAAGTGCTTTTTGATGCGCATGCACAGCATCACActaaacactgacactgttgTGTTACAGTTCACACCTCCAGAATCACACGCTGGACTGGTGTTGTGCCGCTATTGTTCTGTTCAGTGTTGATTAATGAAAGGCACAGTAAATAACGATCTTTACTGCTGCAATTTTGTGCAGTCTCTGTGTAAAAAATGCCTCTGTCTCGACCACTAAGTCAGCGAGGAGGACCCACCTTTGAATGGTGCCTTAACAAACAGCAACCATCAAATCTTGCATAGTATACCTTTAAGCTGGAAATTTGGCAGCCGTACATATACTACACATAAGCTACAGTTTAAAGTGTGCAGTCTATTGCAATCAAAACAGATAATAGGTTAACATAAAGGTAAAATTCCTGTCAGCATCACCTCCTACTGGACCATTGTGCTaatatttgagaattttcatgGCTGATATAAAATGCACGAATGCACTGATACAAGATTAACATCTCGTCAGCTGAGCGGAGCAGATGGGCGGAGGAGGAGCAATGTCAGCAGAACGGAGATATTTTGGGATTAGCAATGATGACAAAAGTAAAGCAGACTGCAAACTATACTCTGTTAAATTGTCAAGAACCCAACAAGCCGTGCAGACCCAATGGAAAAGCATGAACTACATGCTATAATCACTCATACAGCCTCAGTGGGCTCTGGGAATATTTGGGTCTAAATATGAGCTCCCTGACAATCAATGCATGTATATGAGCTCAGTTTACTTTGTGAAGCAATAGTACTCACATCTCACTATGGGCAAGTACCCAAATGTACTTGTTCAGAAGAAAATGGTATTGGTgcatctaaaacaaaaaaacaaataaggacCAGATTCCTTGTTGCAGGCAGTTCAATCCTCACTCAATCTTTTGCCTCAGGatccttttctcctcttcaacGAAATTCTTGTCAGAGGTAGCTTGTCCCatgtccctcttcctcttctccttctgctggAACGTCTCCACTCTGCGTTTCTTGGCAGACATGAGTGCCTGGTTTGATTCCTCATCTGACCACCAGAGGAGGAAAGCAGACAACAgacaataatgatttttttgaattattcaacagcagcacaacacaacacaatctCAGACACAATGCAACACAGTAGGAGTACAAAATGCCCCACTGCCACTGCACTGCAGGACCTGCTAGACTAACCTGAGTCAGAGGGTTGTTCCTCTGCGGGTAAGAACTGAGCTTTTCCAGTGTAAGGCTTTGGTGCATCTTCCCCATTGTCTTCATACACACTGGACCACTTTATAGCCATGTCCATGCCTGGGGGAGgtcccttcttcttctctggctcTGCAGTGTAGCTCTCTGGTGGAGGTACAGCGTTTGTCTTCCATGGCTTAAACTCCCTGGCAGGCTGcaagcaacagagaaaaaaaggatgTGGAAAACTTACTTAGAGGAAGTAACAAAGGCGAAGGTGGGTTGCTAAACTAAAGCAAAAAATGAGCTGTACTCCCTTGTAGCCACAGGTGGAATAGAAAAGCTCCTGGAAACATGCAGCACTGCTGAGTTTACATTAATCCTTCAACTCCTTGCATGACATAAAGAGTAGTAAGATAATAGAGAACAGACCAGAGTCTGTAATAAGCACCAGGCACCACGGCTAGACTACCTGAAAGATGGCAACAATGTGCCGACTGTGCAAGTGTGCTAAACGCTGCTGAAGAGATTAGGTG
Encoded here:
- the c6h1orf52 gene encoding UPF0690 protein C1orf52 homolog, whose translation is MAEEKKTGTLGFFSSYDDLSDSSDGSDSDEEGESRKRRPQTDAAASGAPSSQQGAKRAAGGAPLPKPDELFRSVSKPAFLYNPLNKEIDWDSLTVKPPEEPAREFKPWKTNAVPPPESYTAEPEKKKGPPPGMDMAIKWSSVYEDNGEDAPKPYTGKAQFLPAEEQPSDSDEESNQALMSAKKRRVETFQQKEKRKRDMGQATSDKNFVEEEKRILRQKIE